Below is a genomic region from Cydia strobilella chromosome 1, ilCydStro3.1, whole genome shotgun sequence.
CAGTCAGCTCCGACGCGACAACTGGAGCACGTTCCTCAAGGCGCGCCTCGCCTGCCCTGTGCCCGGCGACGTGCCCTTCCACTACGACGAGGTGCAGGGCGTCGAGTACCTCCCGCAGGAGAAGCTGCTCGTTGCCACGTTCACCACGCCCAGGTGTGTTCTTTACTGTAACTTCGGTGCAACCACATAAGGTTCAAGGATCATACTCGTCGCCGACCGCTGCACATTTGAGTCATATAGAAGCGAAATCAGCAACGTCCACTCCAACAAAAGTGGATGTTGCTGGCTTTGCTTTtatatgacaatttttttaccaaGTTCTGGTGCCTTATGACACACCCAATCTACTTTAAAACGCACAATGCGATTTTGATAATTAGAAGAGGTTGGTTAAAGGGTGAGAAAACATAATTCCGACATCACGCTCCTTTAACGAATAATAATTGagatattatttgtgttttgcgTTGGCAATACTAGAGACTACGATAGATATATCATATAAAGATTGAAGAAGAAAGAAATTGTGCTTACttatttttccatttatttacaGAAACGGTATAGCCGGCAGTGCTGTATGCATATACAACATGTCAGACATTGATGCTGCATTTGAAGGCCCATTCAAGGTTCAAAACACCCCGACATCTTCTTGGGAACACAGGTCGCCTTCTACTTGGGCAAGGGAGCACTACAGATGCGTGCAGAACCCAAGGTAAGTTCTAAATACTGATAGAGAACCACCACTTACAATCAGAAGAAAATCCCAAAAAATAATATACGAGTACGTATTCGTTATTGTTTCGGTTGTTGAATGGTCGAGAAGTCATCACAGCAAGCAAATAAATGTTTCCAAtaggttttttttctaatatttttttataataatgcgTTGCAAAATGTTAAATCAAATGTTCTATTGTTTGACAGAATCGATAATTGCAACAGTTGACAACTCGTTGGCACCTTTAATACGTTTTTACGTTCCCTATGGTTGAGCGATAAAGTAACggattaacctttcgtatgccttgtcccgtatacgtACCACACAATTTGAACTGTAATTTATGCAGTAGCAAACTTTTGACAAAGGCATACGAAGGGTTAAGTCACCTGAAAAGTTCTTAAGACACGCTTGTCAACCAACTAATCCCGAAACCTCTTTACAGAAATCAACAAAGCCTGGAATACCACAACTACATGCTAATGCACTATCCCATCCAACCCATATCGGACGAGCCCGTCTACCGCGTTACCTCCGATCGCTTTACCCACGTTACCGTCGACGTCGCCCAGTCTAAGAACGTGGGCAAACAACTGGTGTTGTTCGTGGCGACTCAGAACAGTGATGTGTTGAAACTGACCGTGTTGCCGCGGTATGATGGAGCGTGCCTGGTGGAGAGGTGGAGATTGAGGGATGGGAAGGGGTTTGCGGTGCGGGCTATGCAGTTTGTTAAGGATACAGTAAGTATCTATTGCCAAAATAAAAAGGTTTCctggataaaaaatattaaaatgaccccgtttaattattaaaaaacattggatacatattttgaaatcaaacaaaaatttaaaGATAATGTGCGTCAAAGTTACGCGAAACTTTGACAACCTATATATCTTCATCATTTTTACCTTaattaaaaatcgaaaaaaaatgtgataatttttttattacctaggTAACTGACGGACTAACTATATTTTTGTTTGGCCCTATAAAACGATTTGCGAATCTTATTTGAGGCTGGGCTAGCAAGATCGGTCAAGTAACAAAATCTCCTTTAAAATCCACCAGATGTCGCTATACATCGGCAACGACAACGGCGTCCTCCGCATCGGCAGCGAGCGCTGTTCGCGACACGCCCGCCGCTCCGGCTGCGTGGGCGCGGCCGACCCGCATTGCGGGTGGGACGATGCCCGTGATACTTGCGTACGGACGACTACACATCTACATGACGCGTACTTCGTGCAGAATACTGCTAGCTGCCCAGAGAAGACTGCACCAGGTACCGATCCCTACTTAGAATTATTGAGGGTCGTTTTGACACACGTTTTTGAACCATTTTTATTTACCATTAACTAGGcttttagttttagatttaagtgttaaatactagatttaaagacacaaacataatggtttatacactagcgatttcggaagagcggggttttctgtcacaagcatatctaatgcttaaaagaagatcccatcccatgctgtaaactacttgtaaggaaccaataaacattttttcatttttttcattttcattttcattaactAGGCTTCATTATGACGCGAGACGCACCTTCGTATAGGCCTTATGCCTATTCGATGGGCACTACGTGCCAGAGGCTGTCTGGAGAATAATATTCactaacaaaaaataacaagtTTAAGGTCGACTGACAATCTGGTTAAGATGGTAGGAAACTACCATGCGATGTAGGCAGCGAATGGAGAACGTTGTTGGGGGCTTCGATAATTTCCAATTATTCAAGTTTCGTTATTGTTGCAGTGGACGGCGGCTGGTCGTCGTGGTCGCAATGGGAACCTTGTATGCAGGACGGAACGTCGCACTCGGTGTATGGGGACGAGAAACCCGACATGTGCATGTGTCGCACGAGAAAATGTGACAACCCCAAACCGGTGAACGGCGGGCGGACGTGTGAaggtaataatatttaatttaataatgcaCATGTAACCAGAAAGGATGGTGGTTATAACGGTAACATAGCATctcagtagtttttttttcggcTAGAAATATCGTGTCAAAtaggtatttttgtttttaattttacaaattttattattacgctGTGAATCGCTAGACGGCTACTGGCGTTAGACAAAACCGGTACTCTTTTTATCGGCGCACCATCCACGGCACGTTGATGTTTCAGCGGGTTTTTACAATCCTAATCTATTTTCCAGGTGCAAGCATATCCGTAACGAACTGCACGGTGCACGGCGGCTGGTCGGCGTGGTCGGGCTGGTCGGAGTGCTCGGCGTCGTGCGGCATCGCCGTGAAGTCGCGGCGCCGCGCCTGCACCGCGCCCGAGCCCAAGCATGGCGGCCGCGTGTGCGTCGGACAGGACACCAACGACCTGTACTGCAACAACCTGCCGCCCTGCCCCGGTGAGTGAGATTGCAAAGATCCAATTTCGCACACGTCCCACTCCCTTTTTTCAACTCGAGTCGTTGAAAAATATTCGCATTTGCTCGCAAACAGGAGTTTgacaatataaataagtactgGGTTGGAAACTTGTAttataaagaactattttgctCACAAGTTCCGAGGTATTGCACCTCACATACTCGCTTTCTATGCATCGTGCGTCGATGAAGTTATATTTAGATGGCAATTGCGgcagtattactgcaatgttacTGCTGCGGGCGATGTCATTCGTCATCCGAACGTTACCAAAGGATGGTATTCCACCTATTAAATTTCTGTGTCCAATGTGCATCGCGTCTCACTTTTATTAgacaaaatgtgagacgcaaatacacattggaccaagaaatacCATCCTTACCGGTCGAAAAAGCGTGAACATGATACTCGGGCTGTACTGGCTATAACCCTGCCAAGTGTGTGAACACTGAGTAGTATAaccttatatttttttcagatcCAGCGCTAGCCCCCGTAGACGGCGGCTGGTCGGCGTGGGGCCCCTGGTCTCCgtgcgcggcggcgggcgggccgggctgCGGGCCCTCGGCGGGCTGGAAGGAGCGCAGGCGCGCCTGCACCAACCCCGAGCCCAAGTACGGCGGCGGCGACTGCGACGGCGGCCGGGTCGACCGCCAGGTCTGCGACATGCGCCCCTGCGAGATCAGGAAGGGCACGGCCTGGACGCCCTGGGTGCAGATACCGGGTAACATATTGTGATTTAATGTCACCCAGTTTAAGGAGGAGGATACCTGCAGAGCTCAGAGTTTTGAACAAGTTGTTTCTTGAATGAACGTTATTTACGTTATAAATGGTGAATTCGCTTCTCTTGTGGCTGTTTAGGTGCACACCATGAGACTTGCTACCGTTTGCTACTGTTCTTTAGTCTGGTCTGGTGGTTTCCTCGGTCTAAACTAACATGATGTGACAATTAATGTTGCTAtaacttataatattaattgCGTGTTAATTTTTACAGGTAATGCTTCGGATGGGAGCTACACAGAAAAGAGGTTCAAGTTCTCATGTAAGGCACCATCTCCGGAACAAGTAAAAGTAAGCAAAGAAATACATGggtaatatacattttaaaaaatataattaaacataGACCAGAAGTTCGCAACAAGTATAATGAAACGTAAGCTTTAGTGAATTATAAACAGCGGGCACCTGCGTCGCTTTTATAACAGCATCGGGTCTGTCAGTTTTGAATGAAAACAATTAATCTTTTACTTATTTACACATACATTTGTTTTGACCAGTTGACGCTGGCCCGCGAAGAAGAGCGCTACTGCGACCCTCAAGGATCATGCGTATCAGCGGACGACGCGGGCTGGGAGCCGTGGGGCGCGTGGGGCGCGTGCTCGGCGCCGTGCGGCGGCGGCCAGCAGGCGCGGCGCAGGCGTTGCAGGCGCCCGCCCTGCGCCGGCGCGCCTGACATGCTCCGAGCCTGTAACGTTCACGCCTGTTCCGGTACGCACCTATATTTCAACTAGCTCTCGTTTGCTTAGCTACTCTAATCTTCAAACTCTCAATTGTCAACAGGAGGGACTTTATTATGCGATaaacctatagtttacatttgTTTCAGGAGAATGGTCGTGCTGGTCGGAGTGGAGCCCGTGCAGTAGCGACGGCAGCTCGGGCTGCGGCGCGGCCGGGCGGCGCTCGCGCACGCGCACGTGCCGCTCGCACGAGGGCTGCGCCGACGCGGGCGCCGCGCTCGAGACCCGCGTCTGCGTGCTGCCCTGCGCAGGTACTACCGTACGAGACTCGACCCTACACGCTGCTCCTCTCATTTTCACATCTGACACCGCAGACTACACTGTAGCTGGCACTAGTAAACAAATTATATGACCTTCTGTCTATGTAATCTATAAAGCAGGTGCTTTATCGGTAGAAAGGTTTCTATTCTATTTACACAATATATAGATCTACtcctttatttcatttatttattctatattacaATCTTACATCAAATTggacagaaaagtgccgtgaaaccctatcgggtttgtatcgacactaaattacaaatatacaatggtgttacattattatttatagggcCATACACATTTAGACTTTATAAAGCCATGCAAAttgaaattatactaaatttaagtttaattgacattattattttaatcaaaacatGCATTATAAAAATTAGTTATAAAGCCATTAAGTCATTAACGTGGACTGttacaaacaaattattaaGTGACAGTTAATTAACTAAACATTCCTTCAGACTGTAGCAACACTTGTCAATAAGGAACAAGGAAATCCTcgatgtttaataatgtttgaaaTTACCAGAAATTCCTGTACtgaatagtatttattattttcagaaTCGGAAGGCAACTGGAGCGCGTGGGGCGAATGGAGCGAGTGCGAAAATAACGAACGGACACGGCGCCGGAGCTGCGGCAGCGGCGCCTGCGCCGGCGCCGTGTTGCAGGTGGCGCCCTGCGACAACGACGACATGACCAACGGTTAGTACTCTACCGATAACAACACCCGATTAAACTAATCGTCTTTCTTGTAAGAAATTAACATATCATTATCCGATTCGGCCACACAGTATAAAACCAAAAAAATTGCTGCTCAACAAGCAACTCGGTTTTTGAAAACGAGCCTCGTCCGAGGCAAACAAACGCGCGGACAAGAAGCATGTCTTAACAGACCGACCTACATCGCCTTCTTTCATAATTTCATGGCAcgtacaaaaacataaatgattATCAGTTTGCGCTTTTGGAGAAAagtaaatgaataataaaataagcgtACCTTATCGTTTATGTAGATCGACTTGCCTAACTGCTGTCATAGGCAAAAGAAACATAATAAAGGCATTCATGCATATTAGATTGTAACGCCAACTCCTTTTAACCCTCTCAAAGACACGAAGGAAGATCTCATTGAAGACGGAAAAAACAAAATGAATGTTAAATGCAAATTCTGCAGTTCTCAAATTCTAGACAAGAAATCTGCGAATTATATCACGCAAGAGGTACATGTAACGATTCAGCTTTCTATCATGCATGTTAGTGTAACGCCGTCTACTTTGAGCCCTCTCAAAGACATCACAAGATGACGGTTATCGACATGTTTTTTCACAGAACTATACGCGTTGCCCGCGTACAGCGACAGCATCGAGATGGCCTCGTTCGTGAGGGCGGGAGACTCACTCAGCGTAGGAGGCATTGTTGGCTGCGTTGTAGCCGCCTTCGTTATGGGTAAGTTATTAATATTGCTACTTATTGTCATGGCATAAGGTTCACAATATGGGATACTTAATTTTTCATTGGGatagcaaaaaataaaaaccatttattttttGTGTCTGTATTATAGGGTCAATAAACGTCTACTGCAATGTACTACTActataagcgctggtggcctagcggtaagggtgtgcgactttcaattcggaggtcgcgggttcgaaccccggctcgtcgtaccaatgagtttttcggaacttatgtacgaaatatcatttgatatttaccagtctcttttcggtgaaggaaaacatcgtgaggaaaccggactaatctggataaggcctagtttaccctctgggttggaaggtcagatgacagtcgctttctTAAAAAGTAGTAGTaccctacgccaattcttgggattagttgccaagcggaccccaggctcccatgagccgtggcaaaatgccggcaAAACgggaggaagatgatgatgaaacgtctactgcaatgttttaaataaataaaacaaatgtgacgttttcaaccaaacggtaccacattgtcgcttgtcgataaggttgatttcaaattgaagctgtatggaaatagcgccttattgacaaccgacaataaatacattatacccttttggatgaaaatggcacaaataatcactacatagtataaaacaaagtgctttccgctgtctgtccgtctgtctgtccctatgtatgctaaACATACATAAGATTTctttctttaaaactacgcaacggattttaatgcggttttttaatagatagtgattcgagaggaaggtttatatgtacaatttgtaaaggttatgtgtaaattagttattaacaacccgtgcgaagccgtgttatatatattattataggacaAATTATaggatattaaataatattaatataggaCATCtctacacaaattgactaagtcccacattAAAGCTCAAGAAgccttgtgttgtgggtaccatcgcccacactgttaactgtccatcggtgaacattattacaaaaggcataaagtCCACCAAATTTGCTCATAGATActaatttttgacgtatatcaaagttcgaatcaggccgtgaGATTTACGTGTTTAGCTGCTGAATGTTGTTTGTAAATGTCTGTAGGCAATTTGTTTGCTTGAGCACTTGACCTTTACTTTATCAGTTGCGCAACACTATCAATAGATGGCGCTAACGAGTCAAGTCTGGTTGAATTTCGTTACTATCTGGATTTTTTTACCAATATTaactatataaatttttaattataactatacaaTTCTTAAAGCCTTACTATTGTACGGTATGTACGAATATGTTATAAAAAATTCtgtattgttaattttttttacaaatttcgtAAAACGCGCTATTAAAGTTTTGACTGGAGTTAGTATATAAGAAAATGTGAACTGTATCAGCCCGTGTCTATTGAAAGGAGAGACGGTTAGCACTCCCCTTGACAAGGATGGAACACACAAAATGGTTAAGGGCACAATCTTgaccacatttttttaatgtagcggtttttgtatttacaaataatattgtTCGATTTGTACAACGAATATTTGCTTTTGATGTTTTGTTGTTCTTGTAATTTGGTGATATACttacctcgtttttttagcattagaaaaaaaggtaaacaatcttgacgtgtcttttaattgaaaaacactttaaaaatcagtaactattacttatgaaagcaaaagtttttaaataatcgtattttgatttataattgttgCATATTTGCCGTGACTTATGATATTCAATAAAAAGACGCGTCATTATTTGTgatgttttcaatcaaaaggtactacagaaaattgcttgtatttttatacgaaaaacctgtcagaagtcagagcgtccttatagcaagcgacaatgtggtaccttttgcctgaaaacgacacatttaccttttttctaatgccaAAAAAACGGGGTATAATTTAACTGCAGACCCGTCGTGTAaaaaggaattaaaaaaaacggtttTCTTGCCCATCTTGATTTCAATTGTGCCCTCATTAAGTTTTTATCTATTCTTCAACACTTAAGTGACGCACAAAATCAACTACCTTTTGTTTCAGGCTGCCTAGTTTGCTTGGCGGGCGTGATATACATCCAAAGACGCGGTACCCGCTTACCGTGGCGGCGCTCAACTCGTGTTCCTTCAAGCCCACATTACATTACGGCCAAGCAGAACAGCTATGTCACAGTCCCGCTGAAAGAtgttgtaagtatttttatttttaatcttaatatgtgtcgttttcaagcaaaagatagcacattgtcgcttgccataaagaggctcaggtttttcgtataaagatacaagcaattttcgtccgtatggtaagcgacaatgtggtaccttttgattcaaaacgtcacatatagcgGCTACACATTGGATGTGGATCTGCGCATgccgctccggtgtgcgagcgAGACACCATATACATGCGATACAAGTATACATACGTGCATGGTGCTGTCTTGTTCACACCGAAGCGGCGTGCGGATACGCATTAGTGTGATAACTGCGttagctatagttggtcaagcaaatcttgtcagtagaaaaaggcgcgaaattctaattttctatggggcgataacccttcgcgcgtatattttttttaaatttgccgccttttctactgacaggattagcttgaccaactatagctgaAGTTCgtgtttgtttttcttttacatTAAGTGTTTATATGTAAAATGGAGTTCAATAGAAAAGACAAATAATGTACTTAAACAAACCAATTTACCTTCATTTCTTCGTAATCTCGCACTTTTCGTGGACAACCATGATTTTATCAACACTTTATATCAATattactagttaaaatatatgttaattattaatgtttCAATTAAAACAACCATCGTAAAACTTTTAGGTTGTACGTCAAATGCTAACAaaatcatatttgtttacattatttgtctTTTCTATTGAACTCCACTTTAGTGCAGTTACATTGTTACTATACAGTAATGTACAAATAATCTGACACAACTGGTTTATTTTTGCTTCAGCCTCGCAAAGCAAAGCGACAGCCATCATTCACCGGCATCGGCAACTCGAGCGGCATTCTGCTCTCCAAAAGCAACAACATCGCCAACGCGAACAACCACAACAACACCGCGACCACGCCCAAGCTCTACCCCAAAGCCATCGCCAATGAATACGACTCCATGGGGACGCTGCGGAGACATTCCAACCAGCCCAATAATAGGAACAACCTTGACAGTGAGGAGGACAAGTTTTATTAGCTCATAGGTTTAGCTCGCGGGTGTACCCGTTTAGGTTcaaattttttacaatttgtctATGTAGTGAGACAAGCCTTAGCTAGCTCATTACTTACGCTCCTGACTTGTTGACTTAGGTAGTCAATACTAAGCATGACTTGGTTACAGTATAAATGTgtcttcaagcaaaaggtaccactttgtcgcttgccataaggacgctctgacaggttattcgtataaagataccaGCAAATTTtgtccttatgttaagcgacaatgtggtaccttttacttgaaatgCGAGTATGATTTTGGTTAAACTTGACTTGGTCAAACTTGGGTAAACTTGACGAATATTAACAGACAAACGCCTTCAGTTTCATATTGCAGTCTAAATATGGCGGAAACGTGACCATGTCAAGGTCGCAGTGCTTTATCTCTCTCAGATCTCTGATGGGAATATTTTACGGGGTTAATATTAGCCTTGTGTGAATCAGTTGGGCGAAGACACATGACACTGGTTGTGTACAATTTTGTATCGCAACCGTTGGGATTAGACGTTATGTGCCTGAACTATGGGTATTAGTAGATAATAAGAAATAGTGTTATTTGCCACTCCTTGAGAATTATTGGAAACAAAGAATGTTTCTAAAAGGATTTTAGAAACAGCAGATGCCGTTAAATATTGACATTGAATAATCTTTaataatttgtgacgttccacggtaataggtaccttatggcggctggcgcttacgtcgcatagcaccgcaataatattaataataataggtaactTCACGTGTAAAGTCACGTCACATTTGAATTTGCCCTACtacttgttaattttttttttgtgtaagttGTTTCAATGATTCCTTGTATTGTTAATGTGATAAGCGGTTATGAATGAGTGAATTTTATGAGAAATCCAGTGCCATGGtgattaaaattgtaaaaacaatctatttttataaaatcttattaagttaaacaattacaaatgtaaatattattgcTACTAAAACTAGGCATTTCCAATATGACAAAGCCAATCATGTGCCATGTAAATAAGATAAACTAAATGTAAATACATATTAGTTATTTAAGatattatatcaaatatatatttacacacAGTCCTTAGTACTTCAGGTGCCTTGGGggatatgtatacatatattacaatGGTTTTATATACGCAAGTTATAGCTGAAAACTAtagttttacttatattttttaatgttgacaaCACAACATTTAGCTTGACTCATGTTGAGTCgaagtattttatattattatattttgtattttaataaggTAATCTGAGATAATTGCGTCCGTAAGGGAAACTAGCTTTCTGTAGAATTACAGAAATGTGATACGGTTAGGTGCACTTCCAACGAAGATGTATTTTCCTTACACTTGCCTTTGCACTTACCAGATTttggtaattactaattagaaAGCACATTAAATTTGATCTATGGACTCAATTACCCCAggaaatatatgaaaaaaattagGATATATTTAGTAAGGCGACTGATTGTCTGTAAGTATGTAAAAGATGTGCTGAAAATGCGCTTTTGCACAGGCGtatagtttttcttttattttgataCCTTCGGTAGTACACGGAGATAACTGCTCCACgatatgtttttgtatttttatatgaaacaacATTTTTGTTACTTATTGTTTGTCTGATGCTTGTTGATTTCCTATGATGGGTGTTAACGtgatgttttctatagaaagttGTGGTGTCGGACGCGCCGGCCCGGACCCGGTCCGTTCTAGCGTGAGAATCATCCTTTAAAGCGAAATGTATTGTATACTTATGTCGATTAGTGATTTTCTATTGAGCGAACTTTATATGAAACAATATTTAGTATTGTCGCTAGTCCGAAactttaagagccaacaggagtggtcatttctccatacaaacgtactcgactgtttcctccctggtttttgaagctagaggaatgattttttcaacacagattaatattgtcaatatctgtgtcggtgtgttttgctttttttgatatttttgttttttaaggcgctagagcccttcaaacatggccaaaaatggcctcactgactatgccgcaatgagaggcgtggtattcaaaactggtatcaattagccaaaaaatcaaaacagtccgacacagacaatttcataatcatttagatttccaaatttggttacgattgcttaagttttggaggaggaaacagtcgagtacgaaacctcgatttttgagatttttacgcaggatttttcgcctaagctgcagttgtccttatcgcactaattttaggggcggggtcaagtttctaaatacgtacacggacagaaaagtgatgggcaatagtcgacattgaaagtcgataatctagtgatgtgataagttatcgataaaccataacaaagtcgcgatttgcctcttagtaggcgaagtaagtaaagtgagtatgcactttggcctcaggggatatcgtttaacactatttattattccttggttcatacaaagctgagctgacgcactagctacgagattaagtcctggctaccccccaaaaagggaggggaaaagtcggcttctgcggtccagtttgcct
It encodes:
- the LOC134755861 gene encoding semaphorin-5B, translating into MMGPRLYKVAALILLGTLSKGQLPEDDFRIVNRQDLLASDSDMFEDNSTKSFSQLLFDVARDQLIVGARDTLYRLSLRGLRPLERADWPAPANKSHLCQDKGQTEDDCHNYVKVLLSYGHKLFACGTNAFSPECSWREIESINTVTEWVSGVANCPYSPHSNVTTILSSSGELYAATPTDFASSQTAIYRTRGASAHNSGTLRTREYDLTWLNQPEFVGSFEDDFYVYFVFREYAVEFMNCGKALYSRIARVCKNDNGSQLRRDNWSTFLKARLACPVPGDVPFHYDEVQGVEYLPQEKLLVATFTTPRNGIAGSAVCIYNMSDIDAAFEGPFKVQNTPTSSWEHRSPSTWAREHYRCVQNPRNQQSLEYHNYMLMHYPIQPISDEPVYRVTSDRFTHVTVDVAQSKNVGKQLVLFVATQNSDVLKLTVLPRYDGACLVERWRLRDGKGFAVRAMQFVKDTMSLYIGNDNGVLRIGSERCSRHARRSGCVGAADPHCGWDDARDTCVRTTTHLHDAYFVQNTASCPEKTAPVDGGWSSWSQWEPCMQDGTSHSVYGDEKPDMCMCRTRKCDNPKPVNGGRTCEGASISVTNCTVHGGWSAWSGWSECSASCGIAVKSRRRACTAPEPKHGGRVCVGQDTNDLYCNNLPPCPDPALAPVDGGWSAWGPWSPCAAAGGPGCGPSAGWKERRRACTNPEPKYGGGDCDGGRVDRQVCDMRPCEIRKGTAWTPWVQIPGNASDGSYTEKRFKFSCKAPSPEQVKLTLAREEERYCDPQGSCVSADDAGWEPWGAWGACSAPCGGGQQARRRRCRRPPCAGAPDMLRACNVHACSGEWSCWSEWSPCSSDGSSGCGAAGRRSRTRTCRSHEGCADAGAALETRVCVLPCAESEGNWSAWGEWSECENNERTRRRSCGSGACAGAVLQVAPCDNDDMTNELYALPAYSDSIEMASFVRAGDSLSVGGIVGCVVAAFVMGCLVCLAGVIYIQRRGTRLPWRRSTRVPSSPHYITAKQNSYVTVPLKDVPRKAKRQPSFTGIGNSSGILLSKSNNIANANNHNNTATTPKLYPKAIANEYDSMGTLRRHSNQPNNRNNLDSEEDKFY